One window from the genome of Treponema sp. OMZ 838 encodes:
- a CDS encoding ABC transporter ATP-binding protein, with protein sequence MKPAHGAKPEMKLSMPAVKRLLSYQKQYRGILAVVTVCILLSAGATAAASLFLQVLIDQYILPLLAQSTPVFTGLLRALIVMAAVYGAGVLCSWIYSRLMINVAQRTLKRIRDEMFAKMQRLPIRYFDTHTHGDIMSRYTNDTDTLRQMITQSMPQFVSSVCTIIAVFFAMLYQSVYLTVIVVASIFSILNVIKFVAKKSGFYFVRQQETLGQLNGYVEEMINGQKVIKVFCREEAVKAEFKEKNAAWQESAAKANAYANIIMPFMNALGYFQYVIVALVGAWFAIAKIPNPTIAGINTLTLGTIASFLTLSRSFTNPISQLSNQLNSVINAVAGASRIFALMDEAPEEDAGTVTLVNAREEAGTLSEAAEHTGIWAWKETQADGAVSLTRLTGKVIFEHVDFGYSLEKNVLKDINLFAERGQKVAFVGATGAGKTTITNLINRFYDINSGTITYDGIPITRIKKEDLRRSLGIVLQEVNLFTGTIMENIRFGNLDATDEQCIAAAELANAHNFITMLPHGYDTVIEGSKNSLSQGQRQLLSIARAAVSDPPVMILDEATSSIDTRTEALIQKGMDRLMEGRTVFVIAHRLSTIMNSDVIMVLDHGEIIERGTHESLIAKKGMYYQLYTGALDFDK encoded by the coding sequence ATGAAACCTGCTCACGGTGCAAAACCGGAAATGAAACTTTCCATGCCTGCCGTCAAACGGCTTCTTTCCTATCAAAAACAGTACAGGGGCATCCTTGCGGTTGTGACGGTCTGTATTTTATTAAGTGCAGGCGCAACCGCCGCCGCCTCTTTATTCCTGCAAGTATTGATTGATCAGTATATCCTGCCACTGCTTGCGCAAAGTACTCCGGTGTTTACCGGACTGCTACGGGCGCTCATCGTTATGGCGGCGGTGTACGGCGCCGGTGTCCTTTGTTCATGGATTTACAGCCGTTTGATGATCAATGTGGCGCAGCGGACGCTCAAGCGGATCCGCGATGAGATGTTCGCAAAGATGCAGCGCCTGCCGATTCGGTATTTCGACACGCACACGCACGGTGATATTATGAGCCGCTACACCAACGACACCGACACACTCCGGCAGATGATTACGCAGTCAATGCCGCAGTTTGTTTCTTCCGTGTGTACGATTATCGCCGTGTTCTTTGCAATGTTGTATCAGAGTGTGTATCTGACAGTCATCGTTGTCGCTTCCATCTTTTCTATTTTGAACGTGATTAAGTTCGTCGCAAAAAAGAGCGGCTTCTATTTTGTCCGCCAGCAGGAGACACTCGGGCAACTCAACGGCTATGTTGAAGAGATGATAAACGGACAGAAAGTGATTAAAGTGTTCTGCCGGGAAGAAGCGGTAAAAGCTGAATTTAAAGAAAAGAATGCCGCATGGCAGGAAAGCGCAGCAAAAGCAAATGCGTATGCAAATATCATCATGCCCTTTATGAATGCGCTGGGATATTTTCAGTATGTGATTGTTGCGCTTGTCGGTGCATGGTTTGCTATTGCAAAAATTCCCAATCCGACTATCGCCGGTATCAATACGCTGACGCTTGGCACCATCGCTTCATTTTTAACGCTGTCGCGGAGCTTTACCAATCCCATTTCTCAGCTATCCAATCAGCTCAATTCGGTAATCAATGCCGTTGCAGGAGCCTCACGGATTTTTGCGCTGATGGACGAAGCGCCGGAGGAAGATGCCGGTACCGTTACGCTTGTCAACGCACGGGAAGAAGCAGGCACCTTGTCCGAAGCGGCGGAACACACGGGTATATGGGCGTGGAAGGAAACACAGGCAGACGGCGCGGTTTCTTTAACCCGGCTGACGGGCAAGGTGATTTTTGAACATGTCGATTTCGGTTATAGCCTTGAGAAAAACGTGCTGAAGGACATAAACCTCTTTGCGGAGCGCGGACAAAAGGTTGCATTCGTCGGGGCGACCGGTGCAGGCAAAACAACGATTACCAATTTGATCAACCGCTTCTACGATATTAACAGCGGCACTATTACCTACGACGGCATACCGATTACCCGCATTAAGAAAGAAGACCTGCGGCGTTCGCTCGGTATCGTATTGCAAGAGGTGAATTTATTTACCGGCACTATTATGGAAAACATTCGATTCGGCAACTTGGATGCAACCGACGAACAGTGTATCGCAGCGGCAGAACTTGCCAATGCGCACAACTTTATTACGATGCTGCCCCACGGATATGACACGGTTATTGAAGGCAGCAAAAACTCCCTTTCGCAAGGACAGCGGCAGCTCTTATCCATTGCCCGCGCCGCAGTCTCCGATCCGCCCGTTATGATATTGGATGAAGCAACCTCTTCAATCGACACAAGAACCGAAGCGCTCATCCAAAAAGGTATGGATAGGCTGATGGAAGGCAGAACCGTTTTCGTCATCGCCCACCGCCTCTCCACCATTATGAACTCCGACGTTATCATGGTCTTGGATCACGGCGAAATTATCGAACGCGGCACACACGAAAGTCTTATTGCCAAAAAGGGTATGTATTATCAACTTTATACGGGAGCCTTAGACTTTGACAAATAG
- a CDS encoding ATP-binding protein codes for MNTPRKLPIGIQSFEKLRRDGYLYIDKTPFLWRLVQVSSPYFLSRPRRFGKSLFLSTLAAYFRGQKELFKDLYLEKAEEEQAAQEGREAWQEYPVLYLDFNTENYNDEKSMHTILHTHLVQWEKQYESDTSEQTFSSRFKGIIQRAYQKTGKQVVILVDEYDKPLLQTMGINEALNEQYRNALKAFYSVIKTCDEYIRFAFLTGVTKFSKISIFSDLNNLRDISIEKQYASLCGITQTELETNFQPDIQVLADEQNLTYQQALAALKQWYDGYMFHPAGEGMYNPFSLLSAFVKKEISGYWFGTGTPTFLVNFLKEAHYYIPDLDGNVQLDEDGLQTYRAVAQDALPILFQAGYLTIKEYIKDLRLYRLGFPNDEVRYGFLHNLLPAYSDVPFGQTGVWVGRFVQDIRKGDVNSFMERMQAIIASIPYDDFPKNKLKLREQNYQTAVYLVFALMGQFVQTEVHCATGRADAVVITADAVYIFEFKLSGNGSAEDAFNQIKTNGYAAKYMASGKKIVLIGSSFDEQTRTIKDWKTEVLDK; via the coding sequence ATGAATACTCCCCGCAAACTACCGATCGGCATACAGAGTTTTGAAAAACTGCGCCGAGACGGTTATCTGTATATTGATAAGACCCCATTTCTCTGGCGGCTCGTTCAAGTGTCGAGTCCCTATTTCTTAAGCCGTCCGCGGAGGTTTGGCAAGAGTCTTTTCCTTTCAACCTTGGCAGCATATTTCCGCGGGCAAAAAGAGCTATTCAAAGATCTATATCTTGAAAAAGCGGAAGAGGAGCAAGCGGCACAAGAAGGCAGAGAGGCGTGGCAAGAATATCCTGTACTCTATCTGGATTTTAATACGGAAAATTACAATGATGAAAAAAGTATGCACACTATTCTGCACACTCATTTAGTCCAGTGGGAAAAGCAATACGAATCAGATACCTCAGAGCAAACGTTTTCGAGCCGATTTAAAGGGATAATCCAACGGGCATATCAAAAGACCGGCAAGCAGGTAGTCATTCTCGTAGACGAATACGATAAGCCGCTTTTACAAACGATGGGAATAAATGAAGCGCTGAATGAACAATACCGCAATGCGCTTAAAGCTTTTTACTCTGTCATAAAAACCTGTGATGAATATATCCGCTTTGCCTTTTTAACCGGGGTTACCAAGTTTAGCAAGATCAGCATTTTCAGTGATTTGAATAACCTCCGCGATATATCGATTGAGAAACAGTATGCCAGCCTCTGCGGCATCACACAAACAGAACTTGAAACGAACTTCCAGCCTGACATACAAGTGCTTGCCGATGAGCAAAACCTTACGTATCAACAGGCATTAGCAGCCTTAAAGCAGTGGTACGACGGCTATATGTTCCATCCTGCAGGAGAAGGAATGTACAATCCCTTTAGCCTTTTGAGCGCCTTTGTCAAAAAAGAGATTAGCGGTTACTGGTTCGGTACGGGAACGCCGACTTTTTTGGTCAACTTCTTAAAAGAAGCGCATTATTATATCCCCGACTTGGATGGCAATGTGCAACTTGATGAAGATGGCTTGCAAACCTATCGGGCAGTTGCTCAAGATGCGTTGCCTATTCTGTTTCAAGCAGGCTATCTCACTATCAAGGAATATATAAAAGATTTACGGCTTTACCGACTGGGCTTTCCGAATGATGAGGTACGGTATGGCTTTTTGCATAATCTGTTACCGGCATATTCTGACGTCCCCTTCGGCCAAACAGGGGTATGGGTTGGACGGTTTGTACAAGACATCCGCAAGGGTGACGTGAATAGCTTTATGGAGCGGATGCAAGCGATTATCGCAAGTATTCCGTATGATGATTTCCCGAAGAATAAGCTGAAACTGCGGGAACAGAACTATCAGACAGCAGTGTATCTTGTCTTTGCACTGATGGGACAGTTTGTACAGACGGAAGTACACTGCGCTACCGGACGTGCGGATGCCGTGGTTATTACTGCTGATGCTGTGTATATCTTTGAGTTTAAGCTCTCCGGGAATGGTAGTGCTGAAGATGCCTTCAACCAGATAAAAACGAATGGCTATGCCGCAAAGTACATGGCGAGTGGGAAAAAAATAGTGCTCATTGGAAGTTCATTTGATGAACAGACACGCACAATAAAAGACTGGAAAACCGAAGTTTTAGACAAGTAA
- a CDS encoding DUF1566 domain-containing protein, whose product MKKNIRYITIAAAYMAVAAMIIGCNPNVSAAQDTTPPAEVTELTAAAGNGKVSLSWTNPADADLYQVEITASPAAGTLTNAVYLSAEKGKAMSFTAEGLTSGTAYTFTVKTIDKALNKSKDGVSKTVTTNAASSVMTITLTQVPVKTEWTKDSVTITVSSDTSLKEAKWKKGSGLSAKDVLENGTEITGNSFTVTANSIYSVAVLDNDGRREVETITITNIDKTPPAKVKNLSAVYDSGNQKIIVTWTNPTDSDFAGLTLSWKKGGEDATDMPLTKDKTGYELPVTPVVGDVYTVSVSAKDDVGNKSDPASVSVTASLTPSLNGIELSRAHLVYNDTDLTITATLKGSNFDLIASQSDPAVKVGIFKNSTLVGSLQNAVAAGSDYTVTLTAPTLSASNVTVEGAVYTVKVKLCGTYQSVTETFVISKEARLTAQPELSVTQIASSAVPPSSTTKIMLKGINLDIVAGGITVQLYDSNGAAYGSAAPIDTSHTGRELTTLTADIPVPSEEGVFTAKVLFGNAVQTSYYEGSSYDDKKTVTHPTIQVYGSPKFTSFTIPNAGISKEDSPITATVKGVNFKAPGVSKENFSVSCATSSITNSSAITIIDDATLKVSLTIPGTENDYTVTISSGSVSTTGTFAVKDYSAYTVGKIVLADKTVVDKDSYTAIDPNKPPVGIICGSNSYGVPRMIALHTSGSGLRWAKNDSAGYNMKFADIICTPSATGSGAAQRATFTGDTDGSDNWEYIKQQDTAGAADAATNYPAFHWVNTYNEIYRTQLGEKRFDWYIPSLAELCEVYKNRVAINDSLAKIHGLDSSYADASLGTSLYWSSSQVSFDNSYAWDVDFSDGSVDFNSKGNNFRVCCLAGF is encoded by the coding sequence ATGAAAAAGAACATACGCTATATAACTATCGCCGCTGCATATATGGCTGTAGCAGCGATGATAATCGGCTGTAATCCAAATGTTAGCGCCGCACAAGACACAACGCCACCTGCGGAAGTTACGGAACTTACAGCAGCTGCCGGAAATGGTAAAGTAAGTTTAAGCTGGACGAACCCTGCGGATGCAGACCTGTATCAGGTAGAAATTACTGCAAGCCCTGCGGCGGGAACCCTTACAAACGCCGTTTACCTTTCTGCGGAAAAAGGTAAAGCGATGAGCTTTACCGCGGAAGGGCTTACCAGCGGTACTGCGTATACATTTACCGTTAAAACCATCGACAAGGCGCTGAACAAGAGTAAAGACGGTGTGAGTAAAACGGTTACCACCAACGCTGCTAGCAGTGTGATGACTATTACTCTGACGCAAGTCCCTGTAAAAACTGAGTGGACAAAAGATTCTGTAACGATAACGGTTAGTTCAGACACTTCACTAAAAGAAGCAAAATGGAAGAAAGGAAGCGGGCTCAGTGCAAAGGATGTGTTGGAAAATGGAACCGAGATAACCGGCAATAGCTTTACGGTTACTGCGAACAGCATCTACTCGGTAGCAGTGTTAGATAATGACGGCAGACGTGAAGTAGAAACGATTACCATTACAAACATCGACAAAACACCGCCTGCAAAGGTAAAAAACCTTTCTGCAGTATACGATTCAGGAAACCAAAAGATTATCGTAACGTGGACAAATCCTACAGACAGTGATTTTGCGGGACTTACCTTGAGCTGGAAAAAAGGAGGCGAAGATGCAACGGATATGCCGCTTACAAAAGACAAAACCGGCTATGAACTTCCGGTAACTCCTGTCGTCGGCGATGTGTATACGGTTTCAGTGAGTGCAAAGGATGACGTCGGAAACAAAAGCGACCCGGCTTCGGTATCCGTTACCGCTTCGCTGACCCCTTCCCTGAACGGCATCGAATTGAGCCGTGCGCACCTTGTCTATAACGACACCGACCTCACGATAACGGCAACGCTTAAAGGAAGTAATTTTGACCTTATCGCAAGTCAAAGCGACCCGGCGGTAAAAGTCGGTATCTTTAAAAACAGCACTCTGGTAGGCAGCCTTCAAAACGCAGTCGCAGCCGGTTCAGACTACACGGTAACGCTTACTGCGCCAACCCTTTCTGCGAGTAATGTAACCGTGGAAGGTGCGGTATATACGGTAAAGGTAAAACTGTGCGGAACATATCAAAGCGTAACCGAAACCTTTGTCATCTCCAAAGAAGCGCGTCTTACCGCCCAGCCCGAATTGAGCGTAACACAGATAGCTTCAAGTGCGGTACCGCCTTCGAGTACAACGAAAATTATGCTCAAAGGCATCAATCTCGATATTGTTGCGGGGGGTATCACCGTACAGCTCTATGACAGCAACGGAGCCGCTTACGGAAGCGCGGCGCCGATTGATACGTCGCATACGGGACGCGAGCTTACCACGCTTACGGCGGATATTCCTGTCCCATCGGAAGAAGGCGTGTTTACCGCGAAAGTGTTGTTCGGCAATGCCGTTCAAACGTCATATTATGAAGGATCTTCTTACGATGATAAAAAGACCGTAACCCATCCGACCATTCAGGTATACGGCAGTCCGAAATTTACCTCGTTTACGATTCCCAATGCGGGCATTTCTAAGGAAGACTCCCCTATAACGGCGACCGTGAAGGGGGTGAACTTCAAAGCGCCGGGAGTGAGCAAAGAGAATTTTTCGGTAAGCTGTGCAACATCTTCAATTACCAATAGCTCGGCGATTACGATTATTGATGATGCTACGCTGAAAGTGAGCCTTACCATACCGGGAACAGAGAACGACTACACGGTTACAATAAGCTCCGGAAGTGTAAGCACAACAGGTACTTTTGCCGTCAAAGACTATAGCGCCTACACTGTCGGTAAAATCGTACTTGCGGATAAAACAGTCGTTGATAAAGATAGCTATACTGCAATAGACCCAAACAAGCCACCGGTTGGTATTATCTGCGGCTCTAATAGCTATGGTGTACCGCGTATGATTGCGCTGCATACAAGCGGTAGCGGTCTTAGATGGGCAAAGAATGACAGCGCCGGCTACAACATGAAGTTTGCAGATATTATCTGCACACCGAGCGCAACAGGAAGTGGCGCTGCCCAAAGGGCAACGTTTACCGGCGATACTGACGGTAGCGATAACTGGGAGTATATTAAGCAGCAAGATACTGCAGGAGCCGCGGATGCAGCAACGAACTATCCGGCGTTCCACTGGGTAAATACTTATAACGAAATATATAGGACACAGCTTGGAGAAAAGAGGTTTGACTGGTATATACCAAGTCTTGCGGAACTGTGCGAGGTGTATAAGAACCGCGTGGCAATCAATGATAGTCTTGCAAAAATACACGGTCTGGATAGCAGTTATGCAGATGCAAGTCTCGGTACTTCATTGTATTGGTCGTCGTCGCAGGTTTCCTTCGACAATAGTTACGCTTGGGACGTGGATTTCAGTGACGGCTCCGTGGACTTCAATAGCAAGGGCAATAATTTTCGGGTATGTTGTCTCGCAGGCTTTTAA
- a CDS encoding heavy metal translocating P-type ATPase, with translation MACSCMACNHIHETHNHDEHHHDSLWDKHDIIRFSVAAVFFIAGIVLKIASEPFKMTVQFSGASYSIALSSLLFVGSWLAAGLEVIQTLLKTIGKGTIFDENFLMTFATLGAFILGEWSEGAAVMLFYNLGELLQAAAVQQSRRSITNLMDLRPEFVRLYRNPADSESEHGDAHSCCGHEHEDDDHHHSHEHIHAEMCECGHEHGEHHHTHSENCECGHEHSHEHHHKHEECDCEHEHEHTHNHAEECCCGHHHEGDDPDIVAPEDVPVGTLILVKPGEKVPLDGILVEGACSFDTSSMTGESVPRFIEAGGTVLAGFVNTDGLAVIKTTVAAENTAAAKMLQLVEHAQDRKAKTERLISSFARVYTPIVTIGAVVLALLPPLVLSAVHGSPLSWNAFVPWISRGLVFLVISCPCAFVISVPLGYFGGLGGAAKKGILIKGADFIDSLAKTDSVVFDKTGTLTAGVLTVQHILPAEQFSTEELLELAYIAEYHSGHPIAVAIKGAIQGQLGKEKTAVFETEAAELRQYTEKAGSGVKMLRNGQELAAGSALFIFGDAEKQPASIAQIEGTKVFLSYGGRYAGCIICSDSIKPQSAQAIRELRSAGVGYLEMLTGDTKRTGEKIAAELQLDRCSSELLPHEKVARFEAISDDRKKSNAHAVCVFVGDGINDAPVLARADVGIAMGGIGSDAAIEAADVVLMTDNPQLIPQAIKSARFTRQIVKQNIVMSFVVKIAFLAGGALGIIGLWAAVFADVGVALLAVCNSLRARR, from the coding sequence ATGGCTTGTAGTTGTATGGCATGTAATCATATACACGAAACGCATAATCATGATGAACATCATCATGACAGTTTGTGGGATAAACACGATATTATCCGGTTTAGCGTAGCGGCAGTGTTTTTTATCGCCGGAATTGTATTGAAAATTGCTTCCGAACCTTTCAAAATGACCGTTCAGTTCAGCGGCGCTTCTTACTCCATTGCACTTTCATCACTGCTTTTTGTCGGTTCGTGGCTTGCTGCGGGGCTGGAAGTTATCCAAACCTTGCTCAAGACCATCGGTAAGGGGACTATTTTTGACGAAAACTTTTTGATGACTTTTGCGACACTCGGTGCATTCATACTCGGAGAGTGGTCGGAAGGCGCTGCGGTTATGCTGTTTTATAACTTAGGTGAGCTGCTGCAAGCCGCTGCCGTTCAGCAGTCCCGCCGTTCCATTACCAACTTGATGGATTTGCGTCCTGAATTTGTCCGGCTCTACCGTAATCCTGCCGACTCCGAATCGGAGCACGGCGATGCACATAGTTGTTGCGGTCATGAACATGAAGATGATGACCACCATCACAGTCATGAGCACATTCACGCCGAGATGTGCGAATGCGGGCACGAACACGGTGAACATCACCATACCCATTCGGAAAACTGCGAGTGTGGACACGAACACAGCCATGAACATCATCACAAACATGAAGAATGCGATTGCGAGCATGAACACGAACATACGCATAATCATGCCGAAGAGTGCTGCTGCGGGCATCATCATGAAGGCGATGACCCTGACATTGTAGCTCCGGAAGATGTTCCTGTCGGTACGCTGATCCTCGTAAAACCGGGAGAAAAGGTTCCTCTGGACGGGATACTGGTCGAAGGAGCGTGTTCTTTTGACACCTCTTCGATGACGGGAGAGAGTGTTCCGCGTTTTATTGAAGCAGGCGGTACGGTACTTGCAGGATTCGTCAATACGGACGGGCTTGCGGTGATTAAAACTACCGTAGCGGCGGAAAATACTGCTGCGGCTAAAATGCTGCAGTTGGTGGAACATGCGCAAGACCGCAAGGCAAAAACGGAGCGGCTTATTTCGAGCTTTGCGCGGGTATACACGCCGATTGTAACGATCGGTGCAGTCGTGCTGGCGCTCCTTCCGCCGCTTGTACTTTCGGCTGTACACGGCAGCCCGCTTTCGTGGAACGCCTTTGTTCCGTGGATTTCGCGCGGACTGGTATTCCTTGTTATATCCTGCCCATGCGCCTTTGTTATCTCCGTTCCGCTCGGCTACTTCGGCGGACTCGGCGGCGCAGCAAAAAAAGGTATATTGATAAAAGGCGCAGATTTTATCGACTCGCTTGCCAAAACGGACAGCGTCGTATTCGACAAAACCGGCACATTGACCGCCGGTGTTTTAACGGTACAGCATATTCTTCCTGCAGAACAATTCAGCACGGAGGAATTGCTTGAACTTGCCTATATCGCCGAGTATCATTCCGGCCATCCGATTGCCGTTGCGATAAAAGGCGCTATTCAAGGGCAGCTCGGTAAAGAGAAAACAGCTGTGTTTGAAACAGAAGCAGCCGAACTCCGGCAATACACGGAAAAAGCCGGTTCCGGTGTTAAAATGCTGCGGAACGGACAGGAGCTTGCAGCTGGTTCCGCGCTGTTCATCTTCGGCGATGCGGAAAAGCAGCCTGCTTCCATCGCCCAAATCGAAGGAACAAAGGTATTCCTTTCCTACGGCGGGCGCTATGCCGGCTGTATTATTTGCAGTGACAGCATTAAACCGCAATCCGCACAGGCAATACGGGAACTGCGCAGCGCCGGCGTCGGATACCTTGAGATGCTGACCGGCGATACGAAACGCACGGGCGAAAAAATAGCCGCCGAATTGCAGCTTGACCGCTGCAGCAGCGAACTTTTGCCGCATGAAAAGGTCGCTCGCTTTGAAGCAATCAGCGACGATCGGAAAAAGAGCAACGCCCACGCTGTCTGCGTGTTTGTCGGAGACGGGATTAACGATGCGCCTGTTCTTGCCCGCGCGGATGTAGGTATCGCGATGGGCGGAATCGGCAGCGACGCCGCAATCGAAGCCGCCGATGTCGTGCTTATGACCGATAATCCGCAGCTTATTCCGCAGGCAATCAAGTCGGCACGCTTTACACGGCAAATCGTTAAGCAGAATATCGTTATGTCATTTGTCGTTAAAATCGCCTTTTTGGCAGGCGGCGCTTTGGGCATTATCGGATTATGGGCAGCGGTGTTCGCCGATGTCGGTGTTGCACTTCTTGCCGTGTGCAATTCGTTGCGCGCACGGAGATAG
- a CDS encoding metalloregulator ArsR/SmtB family transcription factor, whose translation MENQEEPMTDETAEYFNPDAVAHARSKIPDEDTMTALSDFFKNFGDSTRIKIVSALMAGELCVADIAEVLEISASAISHQLRILRQAKIARSRRVGKQIYYSIEDNHVGILYSVGMEHILEGR comes from the coding sequence ATGGAAAATCAAGAAGAACCGATGACTGACGAAACGGCGGAGTATTTTAACCCCGATGCCGTGGCTCATGCACGCTCAAAGATCCCCGACGAGGACACGATGACCGCATTGAGTGATTTTTTTAAGAACTTCGGTGATTCAACCCGTATCAAGATTGTATCCGCGTTAATGGCGGGTGAGCTGTGCGTTGCCGACATTGCGGAGGTACTTGAAATATCCGCTTCGGCAATTTCTCATCAACTGCGTATCCTCAGACAAGCAAAAATAGCGCGTTCGCGGCGGGTGGGAAAACAAATCTACTATTCTATAGAGGACAATCATGTCGGCATCTTATACAGCGTCGGCATGGAGCATATTCTGGAAGGGCGCTGA
- a CDS encoding class I SAM-dependent RNA methyltransferase yields MRVTTEKIVFGGKALARIDGKTIFIPFALPDEELDISVTANKRDYSEAVIKKIITPSPHRIEPSCPYFGYCGGCNLQMADDDFQQVLRQAMVAELFDRAHITPERPPVFITGPAWEYRNRFQFHTDKNGTIGMHGFASNTVVPVHDCPIATPALRTILQQGGLQKLFPRSTKIAQDRYHIFAQDDVYSPVHPDASARVKDTVLNFSVFGFFQSNITMLEKLIEPVSDIPPCTRILDFYAGVGTFSAFLTDKASELHLVEHNERALRTAQQNLNRIIAEKNSPCRGFFHAVSDADWPDIPAAQLTYNAAIIDPPRQGIHERALTYLGQAKIPRIHYVSCNPATFVRDAKKLTALGYRFIEYHLFDFYPQTHHCELLGIFIR; encoded by the coding sequence ATGCGAGTTACTACGGAAAAAATCGTATTCGGCGGGAAAGCGCTGGCACGGATAGATGGGAAAACGATATTTATCCCTTTTGCACTCCCCGATGAAGAACTCGATATTAGCGTTACGGCAAATAAGCGCGATTACAGCGAAGCGGTTATAAAAAAAATCATCACACCTTCTCCGCACCGGATTGAACCGTCCTGTCCTTATTTCGGGTACTGCGGCGGATGTAATCTGCAAATGGCGGATGACGACTTTCAACAAGTACTTCGGCAGGCAATGGTTGCAGAGCTTTTCGACAGAGCACATATTACACCGGAACGTCCGCCGGTTTTTATTACGGGACCCGCATGGGAATATCGAAATCGGTTTCAATTCCATACAGATAAAAACGGAACAATCGGGATGCACGGGTTTGCGAGCAACACGGTTGTTCCCGTACACGACTGTCCCATTGCAACACCGGCTTTGCGTACTATTCTACAACAAGGTGGGTTGCAAAAACTTTTTCCTCGCAGTACAAAAATCGCTCAAGACCGTTACCATATTTTTGCACAAGATGACGTATACAGTCCCGTTCATCCCGACGCTTCGGCACGAGTAAAAGACACTGTTTTGAACTTTAGCGTATTCGGCTTTTTTCAGTCGAATATCACAATGCTGGAAAAACTGATTGAACCGGTATCGGATATCCCCCCATGTACGCGGATACTCGATTTTTATGCCGGTGTCGGCACCTTTTCCGCTTTTTTAACGGACAAAGCTTCCGAGCTTCATTTGGTGGAACACAATGAGCGGGCGCTGCGGACAGCACAGCAAAACCTCAACCGGATTATTGCAGAAAAGAACAGCCCCTGCCGCGGCTTTTTCCATGCCGTTTCCGACGCCGATTGGCCGGACATCCCCGCCGCACAGCTTACATATAATGCTGCTATCATCGATCCGCCGCGGCAGGGCATCCACGAACGGGCGCTTACTTATCTGGGGCAAGCAAAAATACCGCGCATTCACTATGTTTCATGCAATCCCGCAACCTTTGTCCGCGATGCAAAAAAACTAACCGCATTGGGGTATCGATTTATCGAATACCATTTGTTCGACTTTTATCCGCAAACACACCACTGTGAACTTTTAGGAATTTTTATACGATGA